One Williamsia phyllosphaerae genomic window, GGCGGGAGGCGTCGTCGGTGCTGAAGAGCAGGTTGTCGAGTCGGTAGTCGCCGTGCACCAGGCCGGTGGCGCTCACGGAATCGGTCGAGAGCTGTTGGTAGCGCTCGAAACCGGCGACCAATGTGTCCGCGACGACGGTGTGCCGCGGATCGAGACGGTCGGAGTATCGCTCGACGAAACCGGTGTAGAGCATCGAGAGAATCGGCCCGGTGATGGGGGACTCACGGTTGAGCCACGGCGCGGACTCGAGTGAGGGATGTCCGATGCAGGGGGCGTGCAGCTCGGCGAGGGCGGCGACCGCGAGGCGGGCCGCACCCGGGGAGGCGCCGTCGAGCTCGTTGCCCACCGTCGCCGGACTGACGTCCTCGAGGACGAGACAGAACGTCCCGCTCTCGGGCTCGTACTCGGCGTGCAGGCATCCGGCGAGCGCGCGGCTGTCGATCGACGGCGCCACGTCCTGGTAGAACCGGACCTCACGTTCGTAGAGGCCCATCGACACACCGGAGCTGCGGCTGGTCTCGTCGGAGGCCGCGACCTTGACGATCACCGCAGCGGGTCCGTCACCGGCGGAGTAGGTGAGGGTGACGCGATGGTTCTCGCTCACCTGCCCGGTGCCGATACGTTCGGTGGAGAAGTCCGACACCGTCCCGGTGCCCACGACCGCGGACAACCACTCGGGCGTGAGATCGGCGACGGTTGCCACTGCGAGTGAACTGGTCATGGCTCGAAACGTAACCCAGGTCACGTCTCGAAGAAGCAGATTCGCAATTCTGTTCCAACGGTGGGCGCCCTGCGCACGATTTCGCAGGTCACAGGACACTGATGTAGCCTTGCCCGGTTGCCGACGCAGGCGACCCTCCTGCCACGGATCGTCCGTGGCCGACCAGCCCACAGGAGGTGATGTGGTCTTATGCGTCATTACGAATTGATGGTCATCCTCGATCCGAATCTGGACGAGCGCACCGTTGCCCCTTCGCTCGACACCTTTCTCAACGTTGTCCGCAAGGACGGCGGAAAGATCGACAAGGTCGACATCTGGGGAAAGCGCCGTCTGGCGTACGAGATCCAGAAGCACACCGAGGCGATCTACGCCGTCATCGACATCAACGCGGAGCCCAAGACGGTGAGCGAGCTCGATCGTCAGCTGAAGCTGAACGAGTCGGTCCTGCGCACCAAGGTTCTGCGGTCGGAGCACTAGAACGTCGGACGTGAACCGACGCCGTCCGGTCGTCGCCACCGCACCTCTCCCGAGGTCGATGGAACCGATCGGAGCGAAGTCGAGTCTCATGTCGGTACCGGGAAATAGGGTCGACACGCACGAGCGTGACCGATTCTCGTCCCCGGTGCGCATCGATCCCGAGAACAACCCACACGCATAGGGAGTTTCACCATGGCCGGCGACACCATTCTCACCGTCATCGGAAACCTGACAGCGGATCCCGAGCTGCGATTCACCCCGTCGGGTGCGGCGGTTGCCAACTTCACGGTTGCCTCCACCCCCCGGATGTTCGATCGTCAGACCAACGAATGGAAAGACGGCGAGGCGCTTTTCATGCGCTGCAGCATCTGGCGCGACGCCGCGGAGAACGTGGCCGAGAGCCTGACGAAGGGCGCCCGCGTCATCGTGTCCGGCCGGCTCAAGCAGCGGTCGTACGAGACGCGTGAGGGCGAGAAGCGCACGGTCGTGGAACTCGAGGTCGAAGAAGTCGGTCCCTCGCTCAAGTACGCCACCGCCAAGGTCAACCGCGCATCGCGTGGTGGCGGCGGTGGAGGCGGCGGCAACTCCGGATCATCGGGCGGCGGAGGCGGAAGCCGCGGCGGTTCGTCCGGCGGCGGCGCAGCGGCGAACGACGATCCGTGGGGCAGTGCCCCGGCGAGCGGATCGTTCGGCGGCGGGGACGACGAACCACCGTTCTAGGACCGCTGCGGCGGTCTCGCATCACATATCGGAGCAAGGAAATGCCGAAAACATCAGGCGGCGGACGCAGAGTCCGTGCCGAGAAGGACATCACGGCCAAGGCCTGTTCCTTCTGTACAGCTACACAACCTGACATCGACTACAAAGACACCTCGCAGCTGCGGCGGTTTCTGTCGGACAAGGGCAAGATCCGGTCACGCCGTGTGACCGGGAACTGCGTCCAGCACCAGCGGGACGTGGCCATTGCGGTGAAGAACTCACGCGAGGTCTCACTGCTGCCGTTCACCTCCACGGCGCGCTGAGCGGAAAGGGACAAAATGAAGCTCATTCTCACCGCCGAGGTCGAAAACCTCGGAGTCGCAGGCGACACCGTCGAGGTCAAAGACGGTTACGGTCGCAACCTCCTGCTGCCCCGCGGTCTGGCCATCCCGGCCAGCCGTGGCGCACAGAAGCAGGTCGAAGGAATCCGGCGTTCGCAGGAGGCCCGCGCGGTGCGCGGACTCGATCACGCCAACGAGCTGAAGCAGGCTCTGGAGAACCTCGAGTCGGTCTCACTCCCGGTGAAGACCCACGACTCGGGCAAGCTCTTCGGCTCGGTCACCGTGGCCGACGTCGCCGGCGCCATCCGCACCGCGGGCGGCCCGGTCGTCGACAAGCGTGCCGTCGAACTGCCCAAGGGACACATCAAGGCCACGGGTACCTACCCCGTCGTCGTGAACCTGCACCCCGACGTGTCGGCGTCGCTCAACCTCTCGGTTGTCGCGAGCTGATCGTCACCTGAACCACCATTTCGGCCCCCGCAGGATCCTCTGCGGGGGCCGAAATGCGTCAGGGGTGGGGTACCTCAGCGCCCGATGTACGCCCGGGCCTGTGTGCCCACCAGGTCGACGAGGTCGCCCTGCGCGAGGTTCACGTCGAGCAGATGCAGGCCCCAGGTGGCGTTGGGCAGGGTCGGCAGCGCGCCCGCCGGTGGCGCACCGTTCCCGCCGCCGCTGATCCGCAGCACGTGTGCACCCCCGTCGGTGCTGCACACCCCGGTGTAGCCGCGCGCCGACCGCCCGGCGATCTCGCTGTGCAGTCGTGCCGGGGCGCCGCTGCCGAGAGCGGCCGGATTCGTGCACAGCACCTCGTAGTCGGGCCCGAACGGCAGGTCACCGCGCGCGCCCTGTGTCCCGGCCTCGGACGGAGGGCGTCCGAAGCGGGAATCGGCCGGTGGCTGCCGGTTGAACGCGGAATACGCGATGACGCAACCGTTCTGCGATGCGGTGGTGCACGCCGGGACCGACGAGAAGTCACCACCGGCAAGTGAACCCTTGCGCACCAACACGTTTCCGCCGAGCAGGATCGCCGACACCAATCGTGCCTGCACCGGGGTGTTCTCGATGCGCTTGCGGATGAGAGTGCGCAGCATCAACGTCCCCTGCGAGTGTCCGATGAGGACGACACCGCGACCGTTGTTGTGGTGCGCCAGATAATCGTTCCATCCCTTCTCGAGATCGTCGTAGGCGAGGTCGAGGGCCGTGGCGCGTTGGTTGCCGGTGGCGGTGAACAGTCCGCGCAGGGTGCTCTGGCG contains:
- the rpsF gene encoding 30S ribosomal protein S6; translation: MRHYELMVILDPNLDERTVAPSLDTFLNVVRKDGGKIDKVDIWGKRRLAYEIQKHTEAIYAVIDINAEPKTVSELDRQLKLNESVLRTKVLRSEH
- a CDS encoding single-stranded DNA-binding protein, producing the protein MAGDTILTVIGNLTADPELRFTPSGAAVANFTVASTPRMFDRQTNEWKDGEALFMRCSIWRDAAENVAESLTKGARVIVSGRLKQRSYETREGEKRTVVELEVEEVGPSLKYATAKVNRASRGGGGGGGGNSGSSGGGGGSRGGSSGGGAAANDDPWGSAPASGSFGGGDDEPPF
- the rpsR gene encoding 30S ribosomal protein S18, translated to MPKTSGGGRRVRAEKDITAKACSFCTATQPDIDYKDTSQLRRFLSDKGKIRSRRVTGNCVQHQRDVAIAVKNSREVSLLPFTSTAR
- the rplI gene encoding 50S ribosomal protein L9, which codes for MKLILTAEVENLGVAGDTVEVKDGYGRNLLLPRGLAIPASRGAQKQVEGIRRSQEARAVRGLDHANELKQALENLESVSLPVKTHDSGKLFGSVTVADVAGAIRTAGGPVVDKRAVELPKGHIKATGTYPVVVNLHPDVSASLNLSVVAS
- a CDS encoding DUF3089 domain-containing protein — protein: MTPTTHRNEGRDRREHPTLWQMVVITVVASIAVAIGGATGVASATPTEATTWLCRPGQAADPCGGRSGAPVDCFYVYPTVSLQLTANANRAVGPEERLIAGQQAEPFGANCNVWAPIYRQSTLRGLFTATGNQRATALDLAYDDLEKGWNDYLAHHNNGRGVVLIGHSQGTLMLRTLIRKRIENTPVQARLVSAILLGGNVLVRKGSLAGGDFSSVPACTTASQNGCVIAYSAFNRQPPADSRFGRPPSEAGTQGARGDLPFGPDYEVLCTNPAALGSGAPARLHSEIAGRSARGYTGVCSTDGGAHVLRISGGGNGAPPAGALPTLPNATWGLHLLDVNLAQGDLVDLVGTQARAYIGR